Proteins encoded together in one Plasmodium cynomolgi strain B DNA, chromosome 9, whole genome shotgun sequence window:
- a CDS encoding hypothetical protein (putative), translating to MSNNTMVTEYISQKALMYEPTEEEIKFHHKNQHKSLRYIFCGKELDEFEKEKIQELKDHVNNLKKKEKDSQGGETYESTFKDTIFEDDNYVLRFLQGNEFNFEKCYYDMLKHLEWRDENLPVKYEDVEDMLKKGYIYVHGRDKHMHPIIIINCKNFISASAKDVLKVAYYWMEFIISKLFIEGKIEQWRVIIDLSHCGVLNIPIGTLKDISKCLSCNYRSRLSKMLVLSAPLFVTGMWHMLKSIIPVVTQQKITISSSEIDKRLLEQVDLDQLESNLKEAHLENGMNVYLSDASREGLKS from the exons atgagtaacAATACGATGGTGACCGAGTACATATCGCAGAAGGCCTTGATGTATGAGCCCACCGAGGAGGAAattaaattt CACCACAAAAATCAGCACAAAAGCTTAaggtacattttttgtggTAAAGAATTGGACGAgttcgaaaaggagaaaatacaAGAGCTAAAGGATCATgtcaataatttaaaaaaaaaagaaaaagatagcCAAGGGGGAGAAACCTACGAGTCTACATTTAAGGATACAATTTTTGAGGATGATAATTATGTGCTTCGCTTCCTGCAAGG AAACGAATTCAACTTTGAAAAATGCTACTACGACATGCTAAAGCACTTGGAGTGGCGAGATGAGAACCTCCCTGTGAAGTACGAGGATGTAGAAGATATGCTG aaAAAGGGATACATTTACGTGCACGGGCGGGACAAACATATGCACCCCATAATTATTATCAActgtaaaaatttcatttctgCAAGTGCG AAGGACGTTTTGAAGGTGGCCTACTACTGGATGG AATTTATCATATCTAAGCTATTCATCGAAGGAAAAATCGAGCAGTGGAGAGTCATAATTGACTTATCACACTGTGGTGTGCTGAACATCCCCATAGGGACGTTAAAGGATATTTCGAAGTGCCTCAGT TGTAATTACAGATCGAGGCTATCCAAGATGTTAGTCCTGAGCGCCCCTCTTTTTGTCACAGGCATGTGGCACATGCTGAAGTCTATCATTCCG GTCGTAACGCAGCAGAAGATAACAATATCGTCCTCGGAGATAGAT AAAAGGCTCCTGGAGCAAGTGGACCTGGACCAATTAGAGAGTAATTTGAAGGAGGCACATTTAGAAAATGGGATGAATGTTTATTTGTCCGACGCGTCGCGAGAGGGGTTGAAGAGT
- a CDS encoding hypothetical protein (putative) translates to MWNLINYNYSGGEATADGNGDGNAASENGNATGNNYNLWSMLGYEDNPSAEKEASQNNIDQKEVHPKGKKKKKASKHFVRVIDEDGNDVLDKTLGENINEMDEDSSDKKKKKKKKKKKSRKTFD, encoded by the exons ATGTGGAACCTTATCAACTACAACTACagcgggggagaagcaactgCCGACGGCAATGGTGACGGAAACGCTGCTAGCGAAAATGGCAAC GCCACCGGCAACAACTACAACCTCTGGAGCATGCTAGGATATGAG GACAATCCCAGTGCAGAAAAagaagctagccaaaataacATTGACCAAAAGGAAGTCcacccaaaggggaaaaaaaaaaaaaaagcatcgAAACATTTCGTGAGAGTGATTGACGAAGATGGCAACGACGTTCTAGACAAAACGCTTGGGGAAAACATAAACGAAATGGACGAAGATTCATcagataaaaagaaaaagaagaagaagaaaaaaaaaaaaagcagaaaaacaTTTGACTAG
- a CDS encoding hypothetical protein (putative), with protein MRSCYSHKGVSPGKHPLRSVASDKIGKEDIQSANNGVYEDCTLCGINHKDPHKQALYPLREDQHRVNKAG; from the exons atgaggTCTTGCTACTCTCACAAAGGGGTTAGCCCGGGCAAGCACCCCCTCCGATCCGTGGCCAGCGACAAAATAG GAAAGGAAGACATTCAGTCGGCCAATAATGGAGTCTACGAGGACTGCACCCTTTGCGGCATAAACCACAAGGATCCCCACAAGCAGGCGCTCTACCCCCTTCGCGAAGACCAGCACAGAGTCAACAAAGCAGGTTAG
- a CDS encoding transcription elongation factor (putative): MEKGSSVEGAVEKGSRVEGAVEKGTPGEANHRGYCEYDGEIVFNSAQREEKKKKNRRDQHSCSFRVFYYERFLCKKGQMVPQVAPNCISINRSTTENRHFYLNSNVYTTVRDTYNIFCDTNNTYVLTYKNFEYLYFFCFNCETYFDINIFLCQFLYSHVNGLKSCESPGDLTKMGPFLEKYKKTYDVRIKRQRVKQTDIYFICPNCIHNNVYHVVEHLSFFFYFCDLVNSRNHNFLIYNGYMENIFHVDVSFFCLYNVPKEKALLNAQKKKMSIVDKGKNLPVQKGGKKKKNSLVCANGKRKSNKSEEVLAFAHGGKHQMGSSIGSIGSSEPTGNCSPIGSSNPTGNSNPIGSSNPTGSSNPTGSSNPTGNSNPTGNSNPTGNSNPTGNSNPTGNSNPTGNSNPTGNSNPIGNSNPIGSDRSAVRAQAQKSTLVGIATLLGIANQVGIASHHPAERSREKGEVVPVGGHGQDATSLDEQQETLDDNNPQMEEAGREKSSPQGKETFKEETQSNKRRSDRKRKKKKEDDDELFDEGCLSNESEEDHIIEDDLGGHTDEDIVEENQILIEEVYSGDSDFCNEEHVSGRKRRKKGGKKGRPAKRESGKGKKSAIRERGTTAAGGAHCMGKVGGGNISGGNFGGGNFGGENSLGGHVGGGNSIRGNPVGAERKKEEEYKTLVEDVNRACNEDDATNRSISKYTKVIEKIKLALDKEEATTDTKELSEQIVKGVIQNFSDKMEIKMKLFSICSNLIRKDNSELRKKILNGIIQATDLAHMDSSDLAPMSLKNKRKEHERKYFYENIYLRENFLDLKNIKKLEEEEGEAFHHPNVILEQKGQVGSLEQKQEKNHRGDGVNGEGSEMNGEGSEVNAEDSIVNHEDGAVNAVSAVSAVSAVNDEGLVHPCDGRKKRASSNLSDELDPLKNGDSYGEEKNAFPSSNSNANLSDSKQRRKGSSGNEDQEKKVCLMIPPLEKYSFEFTYQNLKGVYDHMPKYASSPILTFLDNSYNRILAIIDASRNEQL; encoded by the exons ATGGAGAAGGGCAGCAGCGTGGAAGGGGCAGTCGAGAAGGGAAGCCGCGTGGAAGGGGCAGTCGAGAAGGGCACACCGGGAGAGGCAAATCACAGGGGTTATTGCGAGTACGACGGCGAAATTGTGTTCAACTCAGCACAGcgagaggagaagaagaagaagaaccgGAGGGACCAACACAGCTGCAGTTTTAGAGTATTTTACTACGAGCGATTcttgtgcaaaaaagggcaaatgGTTCCTCAGGTAGCCCCAAATTGCATAAGTATAAACAGGAGCACCACAGAAAAtcgccatttttatttaaattcgAACGTATACACAACAGTGAGAGACACATACAATATATTCTGTGATACAAATAATACGTACGTTTTgacatacaaaaattttgagtACCTGTACTTCTTCTGTTTCAATTGCGAAACGTATTTtgacataaatatattcctttGCCAGTTTTTATATAGCCACGTGAATGGCTTGAAGAGTTGCGAGTCACCTGGGGACTTGACAAAAATGGGTCCCTTTTtagaaaagtacaaaaaaacatatgaTGTAAGGATCAAAAGACAAAGGGTAAAGCAAAcagatatttattttatctgtCCGAATTGCATTCACAATAATGTGTACCATGTAGTTGAACacctctctttttttttttacttttgcgATCTTGTGAATTCGCgaaatcataattttttaatatacaatGGGTacatggaaaatattttccacgttgacgtttcctttttctgcctGTACAATGTACCCAAGGAGAAGGCGCTGCTAAAtgctcagaaaaaaaaaatgtcaattgTTGATAAGGGCAAAAATTTGCCTGTACAGAAGGggggcaagaaaaaaaaaaactccctcGTGTGTGCAAACGGGAAGCGGAAGAGCAACAAAAGCGAGGAAGTGCTCGCCTTCGCGCATGGGGGCAAGCATCAAATGGGAAGCAGCATCGGCAGTATTGGCAGTAGCGAGCCCACCGGAAATTGCAGCCCCATCGGCAGTAGCAACCCCACCGGAAATAGCAACCCCATCGGCAGTAGCAACCCCACCGGCAGTAGCAACCCCACCGGCAGTAGCAACCCCACCGGAAATAGCAACCCCACCGGAAATAGCAACCCCACCGGAAATAGCAACCCCACCGGAAATAGCAACCCCACCGGAAATAGCAACCCCACCGGAAATAGCAACCCCACCGGAAATAGCAACCCCATCGGAAATAGCAACCCCATTGGCAGTGACCGCTCCGCAGTTCGGGCGCAGGCACAG AAATCCACCCTGGTGGGAATTGCCACCCTGCTGGGAATTGCCAACCAGGTGGGAATTGCCAGCCATCATCCCGCAGAACGAAGCCGTGAGAAAGGCGAAGTAGTCCCTGTGGGGGGCCACGGGCAGGATGCAACAAGTTTGGATGAGCAGCAGGAAACCCTCGATGATAATAacccccaaatggaagaagcaggAAGGGAAAAGTCCTCCCCACAGGGGAAGGAAACCTTTAAGGAAGAAACGCAAAGTAACAAAAGACGCAGCGataggaagaggaagaaaaaaaaggaagatgaCGATGAGCTGTTTGATGAAGGATGCTTGTCAAACGAAAGTGAAGAGGATCATATCATCGAAGATGACCTGGGTGGACACACGGATGAAGATATTGTGGAGGAGAATCAAATTTTGATTGAAGAGGTATATAGTGGGGACTCTGATTTTTGCAACGAGGAGCATGTGTCAGGGcggaagagaaggaagaaggggggcaAGAAAGGGAGGCCAGCCAAGAGGGAAAGCggcaaggggaagaagagtgCCATACGGGAGAGAGGAACCACCGCAGCGGGGGGTGCCCACTGCATGGGGAAGGTCGGCGGTGGGAATATTAGCGGTGGAAACTTCGGCGGTGGAAACTTCGGCGGTGAAAACTCCCTCGGTGGGCACGTCGGCGGTGGAAACTCCATCCGTGGGAACCCCGTGGGTGCAGAgcggaagaaggaagaagagtACAAAACGCTCGTGGAAGACGTCAACCGCGCATGCAACGAAGACGACGCAACGAATAGAAGCATAAGTAAATACACCAAAGttatcgaaaaaataaaacttgcCCTCgataaagaagaagcaactaCAGATACAAAGGAACTGAGTGAACAAATCGTAAAAGGagttatacaaaattttagtgacaaaatggaaattaagatgaaattattttccatttgctcTAACCTCATAAGGAAGGACAACTCagaattgagaaaaaaaattctgaacgGAATAATACAAGCAACAGATCTAGCTCATATGGACTCATCTGATTTAGCTCCCATGAgtttgaaaaacaaaagaaaggaaCACGAGAGGAAGTACTtctatgaaaatatttaccttCGTGAGAATTTCctggatttaaaaaatattaaaaagctggaagaagaagaaggggaagcatTTCATCACCCAAATGTCATTTTGGAGCAGAAGGGGCAAGTGGGCAGTTTGGAGCagaagcaggaaaaaaatcaccgGGGGGATGGAGTGAATGGGGAGGGTAGTGAAATGAATGGGGAGGGTAGTGAAGTGAATGCCGAGGATAGTATAGTCAACCACGAGGATGGTGCAGTGAATGCAGTGAGTGCAGTGAGCGCAGTGAGCGCAGTGAATGATGAAGGGCTCGTGCATCCCTGtgatggaagaaaaaagagggcgTCTTCCAATCTGAGCGATGAGTTGGATCCgctaaaaaatggagatagctatggggaggagaaaaatgcgtTCCCCTCTAGCAACAGTAATGCCAACTTGAGTGATTCCaaacaaaggagaaaaggatcCTCCGGAAATGAAGACCAGGAGAAAAAGGTCTGTCTGATGATACCACCCTTGGAGAAATACTCCTTTGAATTTACCTACCAGAATTTGAAGGGCGTGTATGACCACATGCCCAAGTATGCCTCATCCCCCATCCTGACCTTCTTAGACAACTCCTACAATCGAATCCTTGCTATCATCGACGCCAGCAGGAATGAGCAGCTTTGA
- a CDS encoding hypothetical protein (putative): MKSHPPLLVEMIKKGASTTLSTVQGGDHTKCEDGRREGNNNYGEDDSTNSVGCEGAYNSDSCEDKSTCASSIGKSVHIINASFSRIKKNLSDINKAIELDIDSEGETGDEFGGQSEAQSEAQSEDQSDAETAATVSSNDSSVVRTFHASNGNSEYDHDHDENGDGDDEGEDRKRSKQLQLLLNNVINTKLEKKKIGTLDIIDECISMKNDYTSGGEKREDGGEEESCAFVVDGVPRGISYAQSVDLREVENLGDLLAGMAACEEAGDFAVDADAPTDMDVVDLKDPGAVTSEGGAKRKRKAKKESEKGKRKRKAKKKSEKEKRKRRKKA; the protein is encoded by the coding sequence ATGAAGAGCCACCCTCCACTTTTAGTGgagatgataaaaaaaggagcatctACAACCCTGTCCACAGTACAGGGTGGTGATCACACCAAGTGTGAGGATGGGAGAAGGGAAGGTAATAATAACTACGGGGAGGATGATAGCACGAACAGTGTTGGTTGTGAGGGTGCCTACAACTCGGACAGCTGCGAAGATAAGTCGACGTGCGCCTCCTCCATCGGGAAGAGCGTGCACATTATAAACGCCAGCTTCagtagaataaaaaaaaacctaagTGATATAAATAAAGCCATTGAGTTGGATATCGACTCGGAGGGAGAAACGGGTGACGAGTTCGGCGGCCAATCGGAGGCCCAATCGGAGGCCCAATCGGAGGACCAATCGGACGCCGAGACCGCCGCGACCGTCTCGAGCAACGACAGCAGCGTGGTGAGGACGTTCCACGCTTCTAACGGCAACAGCGAATACGATCACGATCACGATGAAAATGGTGATGGAGATGACGAGGGGGAGGACAGGAAAAGGAGCAAGCAGTTACAGCTGCTACTAAACAACGTAATAAACACCaagttggagaaaaaaaaaatcggtaCTCTAGACATAATTGATGAGTGCATATCTATGAAGAACGACTACACGTCCGGTGGGGAGAAGAGGGAGGACgggggagaggaggagagCTGTGCGTTCGTTGTGGACGGGGTGCCCCGAGGCATCAGCTACGCACAGAGTGTGGACTTGCGCGAGGTGGAAAATTTGGGCGATCTCTTAGCAGGTATGGCGGCGTGTGAAGAGGCGGGCGACTTTGCGGTGGACGCGGACGCGCCGACGGACATGGACGTGGTGGACTTGAAGGACCCGGGTGCGGTCACCAGTGAAGGTGGGGCgaagcgaaaaaggaaagcaaaaaaggaaagcgaaaaaggaaagcgaaaaagaaaagcgaaaaagaaaagcgaaaaagaaaagcgaaaaagacgcaaaaaagcgtaa
- a CDS encoding hypothetical protein (putative), protein MWRGILVILAFPFLSCGDRFAWGRKICNVLQFGSYALASSKENRKRFKYAVVGIIDPFDKSKVLWSRQKRHKKFNLHIFKNLYDKFFCNNTIKYMLKYKIVSGTLKEDSKGDASILCVKERGPLYRFLNNVNL, encoded by the exons ATGTGGAGGGGCATACTCGTCATTcttgcttttcctttcttgTCCTGCGGTGACCGATTCGcttggggaagaaaaatttgcaatgtTCTACAGTTCGGATCGTATGCCTTGGCCAGCAGTAAGGAAAATAGGAAGCGCTTTAAATACGCG GTGGTAGGCATAATCGACCCCTTCGACAAAAGCAAAGTCCTATGGAGTAGGCAGAAAAGACACAAGAAATTCAACCtacacatatttaaaaatctgTATGACAAATTTTTCTGCAAC AACACCATAAAATACATGCTCAAGTACAAAATTGTGAGTGGGACGTTGAAGGAAGACTCCAAAGGCGATGCGAGCATTTTGTGCGTAAAGGAAAGGGGTCCGTTGTATCGATTTTTAAATAACGTGAATTTGTAG
- a CDS encoding tRNA (guanine-N(7)-)-methyltransferase (putative) yields MSRLNAERRRMPNEEASVTRAMLHHLERTQINKATMKKHKVPCKKFYRQRAHCNPLSDSYIRYPVNCSYVDWRVHYPHLLSQGRDAQAETINSVETKHTTNVGAEGPTGEGFTNEGLTNEGLTNEGFADEDPPTLQLNTNKYPIDYNQGPPKYATQADVTILDIGCGYGGLLFELSKIFTDKLILGMEIRDKITNYVGEKINSYRKNYPPHYQNISVIRTNAMKFLPNYIKKNQMKNFFFVFLIHILKNKIGGEGLSLLKISLCTITY; encoded by the exons atgagtcGATTAAATGCTGAGCGGAGAAGGATGCCTAACGAGGAAGCTTCAGTCACAAGGGCAATGCTCCACCATCTggaga GGACCCAAATTAACAAAGCCACAATGAAGAAGCACAAAGTGCCGTGTAAAAAGTTTTACAGACAAAGGGCCCACTGCAACCCCCTCTCGGACAGCTACATAAGGTACCCCGTGAACTGCAGCTACGTGGACTGGCGCGTGCACTACCCCCATTTGCTCTCCCAGGGACGCGACGCACAAGCCGAAACGATCAACAGTGTAGAAACGAAGCATACTACCAACGTGGGGGCGGAAGGGCCCACTGGTGAAGGCTTCACTAATGAAGGCCTCACTAATGAAGGCCTCACTAATGAAGGCTTCGCTGATGAAGACCCCCCGACCCTCCAGCTAAACACGAACAAGTACCCCATAGACTACAACCAAGGTCCTCCCAAATATGCAACCCAAGCAGATGTCACCATCCTAGACATCGGATGTGGATATGGAGGCCTGCTATTCGAGCTGAGCAAAATTTTCACAGATAAACTTATCCTAGGAATGGAAATAAGagataaaattacaaattacgtaggagaaaaaatcaactCGTATAGAAAAAACTACCCCCCTCATTACCAAAATATTTCTGTTATTAGGACAAATGCGATGAAGTTTTTGCccaattatataaaaaaaaatcagatgaaaaactttttttttgttttcctgatccacattttaaaaaacaaaattggagGAGAAGGACTATCACTATTGAAAATCTCTCTCTGTACCATTACCTACTAA
- a CDS encoding hypothetical protein (putative), whose amino-acid sequence MTGSLLLCSSLLLFCLACANCKLSYPQRDLLKIDAHNAQTVFDTNEYWLVKFYAPQCVHCKRIWSTIMNVKIDVQNDDKRRVYFGEVNCDDTNGRRVCEQYDVFKIPQLKLFKGNELLSTYSYTTNDEHSIKKWINYVTTPVFWAVHSEEELNSCQTDDNFFLTCSENLSDDLIKAAKLYSEECYFINIKNVELCDKLSIKANHLHVRGEEEHATYDLNKIDFEELKSFMNKNRHKRLGEFIFAYIDGKYYEENLELYGTDARKYPQIIVFSKRPQEYYFEDYFDLDHLDDVIDQIVKGSIKPKAETFVKSTILLTKLKKHINYIIEKAFKADFTSFIG is encoded by the exons ATGACGGGTAGCCTCCTCCTTTGCAGTTCACTCCTGCTCTTCTGCTTAGCCTGCGCGAATTGCAAGCTGTCCTACCCCCAACGTGACCTCCTCAAAATTGACGCGCATAATGCTCAAACTGTTTTCGACACGAATGAGTACTGGCTTGTAAAATT TTACGCCCCCCAGTGTGTGCACTGCAAGCGCATATGGAGCACCATaatgaatgtaaaaatagacgtacaaaatgatgataaaaGAAGGGTGTATTTTGGAGAG GTTAACTGCGACGACACGAACGGACGGCGCGTTTGCGAACAATACGACGTTTTTAAGATACCCCAATTGAAACT ATTTAAGGGAAACGAATTGCTCTCAACCTACTCATACACCACGAACGATGAGCattctataaaaaaatggataaactATGTCACAAC GCCAGTCTTTTGGGCTGTCCATTCGGAGGAAGAGTTAAATTCGTGCCAAACGGACGACAACTTTTTTCTGACTTGTTCGGAAAATttaagc GACGACTTAATCAAGGCGGCAAAGCTGTATAGCGAGGAATGCTACTTTATTAACATTAAGAATGTG GAGCTGTGCGACAAGTTAAGCATCAAGGCAAACCACTTGCATGTGCGGGGGGAAGAGGAGCATGCGACTTATGACCTGAACAAAATC GACTTTGAAGAGCTGAAGtcttttatgaataaaaatcg GCATAAACGATTGGGAGAGTTCATTTTTGCGTACATAGACGGGAAGTACTACgaagag AACCTAGAGCTGTATGGCACCGACGCAAGGAAGTATCCGCAAATCATCGTTTTCAGTAAACGTCCCCAA GAGTACTACTTTGAGGATTATTTCGACTTGGACCACCTCGATGACGTAATAG ACCAAATTGTGAAGGGAAGCATTAAGCCCAAGGCCGAAACGTTTGTCAAGTCGACCAT ATTATTAACCAAGCTTAAAAAGCACATAAATTACATCATCGAAAAGGCCTTTAAAGCGGACTTTACTTCATTCATCGG